One Polynucleobacter sp. MWH-Spelu-300-X4 genomic window carries:
- the yihA gene encoding ribosome biogenesis GTP-binding protein YihA/YsxC, which produces MSTLHQAQFLVTINHLVDLPTWDIPEVAFAGRSNAGKSTAINVLCQQNRLAFASKTPGRTQHINFFGILTKDKTNLANLVDLPGYGYAQVDSKTRAHWNNLLSTYLQTRPNLAGLVLIMDARRGMTDLDQQMVEWFTPTGRPIHVLLTKCDKLNQSESRMALKRLQDKLKLLNPNGPYTAQLFSSTKRIGLVEADTTIAGWLGIEASNAHKSNENRISKNLKPQLS; this is translated from the coding sequence ATGTCTACCTTACATCAAGCACAATTTCTCGTAACCATTAACCATTTGGTTGATTTACCCACTTGGGATATCCCCGAGGTGGCCTTTGCTGGCCGCTCAAATGCCGGCAAATCGACCGCTATTAATGTGTTATGTCAGCAAAATAGGCTTGCTTTTGCCAGTAAAACCCCAGGAAGAACGCAACATATCAACTTTTTCGGCATTTTAACGAAAGATAAGACCAATTTAGCGAATTTAGTTGACTTACCAGGCTATGGCTACGCACAAGTAGATAGCAAAACAAGGGCTCACTGGAACAATTTACTATCAACTTACCTACAAACACGTCCTAATTTAGCTGGACTTGTCTTAATTATGGATGCCAGAAGAGGGATGACGGACTTAGACCAACAAATGGTTGAGTGGTTTACCCCAACCGGTCGGCCGATCCATGTTTTACTGACCAAGTGTGACAAACTTAATCAATCAGAAAGCCGCATGGCGCTTAAAAGGCTCCAAGACAAGCTAAAACTTCTGAACCCGAATGGCCCTTATACGGCACAACTGTTCTCAAGCACCAAAAGGATCGGTTTAGTCGAAGCAGATACCACTATTGCTGGCTGGTTAGGTATTGAGGCATCTAATGCCCACAAGAGTAATGAAAACCGCATTTCAAAAAATCTAAAACCCCAACTTTCTTAA
- a CDS encoding cytochrome c, with protein sequence MRQTISATLKTLVLAAGLSLAAMTFANEPVAATAPDAAKGEALYNNGDAKRGVAACMGCHGANGVSGGGAYPKLAGQHASYVVKQLKDYKAGKDRPNAVMSAFAGLLSDEDMANVAAYVSKQTPGLGTAKNKASIELGQKIYRGGIAGKSVAACAGCHGPNGSGIPAQFPRISGQWPEYTEAQLVAYRAGDRKNSVQMSAIAAKMSDAEIKAVADYVAGLR encoded by the coding sequence ATGCGTCAAACAATTTCTGCCACATTAAAAACTTTGGTTCTTGCAGCTGGTCTTTCATTAGCTGCAATGACATTTGCAAATGAACCTGTTGCTGCAACTGCTCCAGATGCCGCAAAAGGTGAAGCTTTATATAACAATGGCGATGCTAAACGTGGTGTAGCGGCTTGTATGGGCTGTCACGGTGCCAATGGTGTTAGCGGTGGGGGTGCTTATCCTAAGTTGGCTGGCCAACATGCTAGTTACGTTGTGAAGCAATTAAAAGACTACAAAGCTGGTAAAGATCGTCCAAATGCAGTGATGTCTGCTTTTGCAGGCTTATTGTCAGATGAAGATATGGCAAACGTAGCTGCTTATGTATCAAAACAAACACCTGGTCTTGGCACAGCTAAGAACAAGGCAAGTATTGAACTAGGCCAAAAGATTTATCGTGGCGGTATCGCTGGTAAATCAGTAGCAGCTTGTGCTGGTTGCCACGGTCCTAATGGTTCAGGTATCCCTGCACAGTTTCCACGTATTTCAGGTCAATGGCCTGAGTACACAGAAGCTCAATTAGTAGCTTATCGTGCTGGTGATCGCAAAAATAGCGTTCAGATGAGTGCAATTGCTGCAAAAATGTCTGATGCGGAAATCAAGGCTGTTGCAGATTACGTTGCGGGCTTGCGTTAA
- a CDS encoding cytochrome c biogenesis protein ResB, translating into MSSSKETISSHLRKFNKASVELLSSMRFAIALLTIIAIASIIGTVIKQGEPYPNYVNQFGPFWAEIFNGLGLFAVYTAWWFLLILAFLVVSVSFCVFRNAPKMLADIRSWKEQIQEGGMRALHHHFEFPIKGAHQEAATQIANRFLKDGYAVKTQLASDHSRVIAKKGAANKWGYILAHSAIVLICLGGLLDGDLFTRGQIWFGGKSVLPNDTQGMLVANIPSQHKLSASNPSYRANIFVPEGGTSATALLNATNGSIIQELPFSIELKKFNVEYYSTGMPKLFMSEVVIKDLDTGEQSEAKIKVNEPFIHRGVAIYQSSFEDGGSKLKLRAYPMQGAGNSLTGSFVVSGEVGQSTSLKSKEGSSYTLEFSGFRPTNVENVANASGQSDARGVATQAQDSGLVNILNHQLGSAGKTSKTKELRNVGPSVQYKLRDAAGQAREYSNYMQPLNLDGMPTFLLGVRESAAQEFRYLRIPADSDLSLKEWMMLRTVLHDSNARQKAVQKFADKLAKQQNFAQSPAVLKQLQESALRSIELFSGDAPFAITQAKESGAMPGGFAALGGFIDAAVPQAEQQRATEVILKVLNGVIWELWQDARARLGLPLAKEDEASQRFIQMATSALSDANFYPAPLSFQLEDFTEVKASVFQVTKSPGKSMVYLGCLLLTLGIFAMFYLPERRIWVRSLANGKQLFAMSASRKTLDFEREFNKYQEDFKNEH; encoded by the coding sequence ATGAGCAGTAGCAAAGAAACTATTTCTAGTCATTTAAGAAAATTTAACAAAGCCAGTGTAGAGCTTCTGTCTTCTATGCGCTTTGCTATAGCGTTATTAACCATCATTGCCATTGCTAGCATTATTGGTACGGTTATTAAACAAGGCGAACCTTATCCAAATTACGTGAATCAGTTTGGACCGTTCTGGGCTGAGATTTTTAATGGCTTAGGTTTATTTGCTGTGTATACAGCTTGGTGGTTCTTATTAATTTTGGCCTTCTTAGTTGTTTCAGTATCTTTTTGCGTGTTCCGAAATGCACCAAAAATGTTGGCTGATATTCGCTCTTGGAAAGAGCAAATTCAAGAAGGTGGTATGCGTGCCTTGCATCATCATTTTGAGTTTCCAATTAAAGGAGCACATCAAGAGGCAGCTACTCAAATCGCCAATCGTTTTTTAAAAGACGGTTATGCAGTTAAAACACAGCTTGCATCTGACCATTCAAGAGTTATTGCAAAGAAGGGCGCCGCTAATAAGTGGGGCTACATCTTGGCACATAGCGCCATCGTTTTAATTTGTCTAGGTGGTTTATTGGATGGTGATTTATTTACGCGCGGACAAATTTGGTTTGGTGGCAAAAGCGTTTTACCTAATGACACACAAGGTATGTTGGTCGCCAATATTCCAAGTCAACATAAATTAAGTGCTTCCAACCCAAGTTATCGAGCAAATATTTTTGTTCCTGAGGGGGGCACTAGTGCCACTGCATTATTAAATGCAACTAATGGCAGCATTATTCAGGAGTTGCCATTCTCAATTGAGTTGAAGAAGTTCAATGTTGAGTATTACAGCACTGGGATGCCAAAGTTGTTTATGAGTGAGGTTGTCATTAAAGACCTTGATACTGGTGAACAATCTGAGGCCAAAATTAAAGTTAATGAGCCTTTTATACATAGAGGTGTTGCTATCTATCAGTCAAGCTTTGAAGACGGCGGCTCAAAGCTTAAATTGCGTGCTTATCCTATGCAGGGTGCTGGTAATTCTTTAACAGGTAGTTTTGTTGTTTCTGGTGAGGTGGGCCAAAGCACATCGTTAAAGTCTAAAGAAGGTTCAAGCTATACCCTAGAGTTCAGCGGCTTTAGACCCACTAATGTGGAGAATGTCGCCAATGCATCTGGTCAATCTGATGCGAGGGGTGTTGCCACTCAGGCGCAAGACAGTGGTTTGGTTAACATATTGAATCACCAATTGGGTTCCGCAGGTAAAACTAGTAAGACAAAAGAATTAAGAAACGTTGGCCCGTCTGTGCAATATAAGTTACGTGATGCGGCAGGACAAGCTCGTGAATATAGCAATTACATGCAGCCGCTAAATTTAGATGGCATGCCTACTTTCTTATTGGGTGTTCGAGAAAGTGCTGCGCAAGAATTCCGTTATTTACGGATCCCTGCAGATTCTGATTTAAGTTTAAAAGAGTGGATGATGTTAAGAACTGTTTTGCATGATTCAAATGCAAGACAAAAAGCTGTGCAGAAATTTGCTGACAAATTAGCTAAACAGCAAAATTTTGCACAGTCACCGGCAGTGTTAAAACAACTGCAGGAAAGCGCTTTACGTTCTATTGAATTATTTTCAGGCGATGCGCCATTTGCTATTACTCAAGCTAAAGAATCTGGCGCCATGCCAGGTGGCTTTGCCGCCTTGGGTGGTTTTATTGATGCAGCTGTTCCACAGGCAGAGCAGCAAAGAGCTACTGAAGTTATTCTCAAGGTTTTAAATGGTGTTATTTGGGAGTTGTGGCAGGATGCTAGAGCCAGGTTAGGTCTGCCATTAGCTAAAGAAGATGAGGCTAGTCAGCGTTTTATTCAGATGGCGACTTCTGCATTGTCTGATGCCAATTTTTATCCAGCGCCTTTGAGTTTTCAGTTAGAAGACTTTACTGAAGTAAAAGCAAGTGTATTTCAGGTAACTAAATCTCCAGGCAAGAGCATGGTGTATCTAGGTTGTTTACTTTTAACCCTAGGTATTTTTGCGATGTTCTATTTACCTGAACGTAGGATATGGGTGCGTAGCCTGGCTAATGGCAAACAATTATTCGCTATGTCGGCATCGCGCAAGACATTGGATTTTGAGCGAGAATTCAATAAATACCAGGAAGATTTTAAAAATGAGCACTGA
- the ccsB gene encoding c-type cytochrome biogenesis protein CcsB, with protein MSTDYSSTTQGGWSQTLKRVVVTIFSGLGWLDYFFACVLLGAAIFAEIKFSAYMDGYEQAILFAAVPVLSVLAWGWSPIRNLMIGAAGLALLAIYFYQTPDGGSLARAEQAFFLKYMLSSQSAILWMSVLFCLSTLFYTLAFALRAQALGPTASKLSWAAVLIGVTGMLVRWYESYLLGADIGHIPISNLYEVFILFSLITALFHLYYEARYQSLVLGAFVLWIIVAAVGFILWYSIARGAHQIQPLVPALQSWWMKIHVPANFIGYGTFALAAMVAIAYLLKQKNILADRLPSLELLDDVMYKAIAVGFAFFTIATILGALWAADAWGGYWSWDPKETWALIVWLNYAAWLHMRLMKGLRGVVAAWWALVGLLVTTFAFLGVNMFLSGLHSYGTL; from the coding sequence ATGAGCACTGATTATTCAAGTACTACTCAAGGCGGCTGGTCTCAAACACTAAAGAGAGTTGTTGTAACTATTTTTAGCGGCTTGGGCTGGCTCGACTATTTCTTCGCTTGTGTTTTATTGGGCGCTGCCATTTTTGCTGAGATCAAGTTTTCGGCATACATGGATGGTTATGAGCAGGCCATTCTATTTGCTGCCGTACCCGTGTTATCTGTTTTAGCTTGGGGTTGGTCTCCAATCAGAAATTTGATGATTGGCGCTGCTGGTTTAGCGCTATTAGCAATTTATTTTTATCAAACACCTGATGGTGGATCTTTAGCTAGAGCTGAACAAGCTTTCTTCTTGAAGTACATGTTATCTAGTCAGTCTGCTATTTTGTGGATGAGTGTTTTATTCTGCTTAAGTACATTGTTTTATACCTTGGCATTCGCATTAAGAGCTCAAGCATTAGGCCCTACGGCTTCTAAGTTGTCATGGGCTGCTGTACTGATTGGCGTGACTGGGATGTTGGTACGTTGGTATGAGTCGTATTTATTAGGGGCGGATATTGGACACATTCCAATTTCTAATCTTTATGAAGTATTTATTCTTTTCTCTCTGATTACCGCTCTATTCCATTTGTACTATGAAGCGCGTTATCAATCATTGGTGTTGGGTGCATTTGTTCTCTGGATTATTGTGGCTGCTGTGGGTTTTATTCTTTGGTACAGCATAGCTAGAGGCGCTCATCAAATTCAACCGTTGGTCCCAGCATTGCAGAGCTGGTGGATGAAGATACATGTGCCTGCAAACTTTATTGGTTATGGCACATTTGCATTAGCGGCCATGGTGGCAATTGCTTATTTATTAAAGCAGAAAAATATTCTGGCAGATCGCTTGCCTAGTTTAGAGTTGCTAGATGATGTTATGTACAAAGCGATTGCAGTTGGTTTTGCTTTCTTCACGATTGCCACGATTTTAGGCGCTTTATGGGCAGCTGATGCTTGGGGTGGTTATTGGAGTTGGGACCCGAAAGAAACTTGGGCGTTAATTGTTTGGTTGAATTACGCGGCATGGTTGCACATGCGTTTAATGAAGGGTTTGCGTGGTGTAGTTGCCGCTTGGTGGGCATTGGTTGGCTTGCTTGTAACTACTTTTGCATTCTTGGGCGTGAATATGTTCTTATCAGGCCTACATAGCTACGGTACGCTTTAA
- the lysA gene encoding diaminopimelate decarboxylase gives MSLIPVLNGFSEKNHTWCAEEVPLDQIAKQFGTPTYVYSKKALSDAFNAYEAACKKPNGEHRARVHYAMKANSNLAILNLFARLGAGFDIVSAGELARVLAAGGSANQVVFSGVGKSKQEMIAALKAGVKCFNLESIPELTRLNEVASELGVVAPISLRVNPDVDPKTHPYISTGLKGNKFGIAYDDVLKTYQEAAKMSSCKIVGIDCHIGSQITEISPYLDALDRVLDLIKALDSAGIKIHHLDIGGGLGISYTDETPPAITDFANTLLNHIEQKGYGHLEVLFEPGRSLVGNAGLLLTSIEYLKPGETKNFCIVDAAMNDLMRPAMYEAYHAIVPVKTNTNTETLTYDIVGPICESGDWLGRDRALAVKPGDQLAILSAGAYGFTMSSNYNTRGRAAEVMVDGSQVHLIRERETIESLFANERLLP, from the coding sequence ATGAGCTTGATCCCTGTATTAAATGGTTTTTCTGAGAAAAACCACACATGGTGCGCTGAAGAAGTACCTCTTGATCAAATTGCTAAGCAATTTGGCACCCCAACTTATGTTTACAGCAAAAAAGCCTTAAGTGATGCTTTTAATGCTTATGAGGCTGCTTGCAAAAAGCCTAATGGCGAGCATCGCGCCCGTGTTCACTATGCTATGAAGGCCAATAGTAATTTGGCAATCCTTAACCTTTTTGCAAGATTAGGGGCCGGCTTTGATATTGTGAGTGCCGGTGAATTAGCCAGAGTATTGGCAGCGGGCGGGTCAGCCAATCAAGTTGTCTTCTCTGGAGTCGGCAAAAGCAAACAAGAAATGATTGCTGCGCTAAAAGCAGGCGTTAAATGTTTCAACCTCGAATCCATCCCTGAGTTAACTCGTTTAAATGAAGTGGCATCAGAACTAGGTGTCGTTGCGCCGATTTCTTTACGGGTCAATCCAGACGTTGACCCTAAAACACACCCATACATTTCTACTGGTCTTAAAGGTAATAAATTCGGCATTGCTTATGACGATGTTTTAAAAACATACCAAGAAGCAGCCAAAATGAGCTCCTGCAAAATTGTTGGCATCGATTGCCACATCGGCTCACAAATTACTGAAATCAGTCCTTATTTAGACGCCCTAGATCGCGTTCTAGATTTAATTAAAGCGCTCGACTCCGCCGGCATCAAGATTCATCATCTAGATATTGGTGGCGGTCTCGGCATTAGCTATACAGATGAAACACCACCGGCGATTACTGATTTTGCCAATACGCTGCTCAATCATATTGAACAAAAAGGCTACGGTCATTTAGAGGTCTTATTTGAGCCTGGCAGATCACTGGTTGGTAATGCCGGTCTCTTATTAACAAGTATTGAATATCTCAAGCCTGGCGAAACAAAAAACTTCTGTATTGTTGATGCCGCTATGAATGATTTGATGCGCCCGGCCATGTACGAGGCTTATCACGCGATTGTTCCAGTAAAAACCAATACCAATACAGAAACATTAACCTACGACATCGTAGGGCCTATCTGCGAATCAGGTGATTGGTTAGGAAGAGATAGAGCACTAGCTGTTAAACCAGGTGATCAACTCGCTATTTTGTCAGCAGGCGCTTATGGCTTTACGATGAGCTCGAACTACAACACGAGGGGTAGAGCTGCCGAAGTAATGGTAGATGGTTCTCAAGTCCATTTGATTCGTGAACGTGAAACTATTGAAAGTTTATTCGCCAACGAAAGACTATTGCCGTGA
- a CDS encoding lipoprotein, which translates to MRFIVARTFIFCAALSLLGCGVRGPLTLPNVPPPPNPPEKAEPMEKQWPPAKEQK; encoded by the coding sequence ATGCGTTTTATTGTAGCTAGGACTTTCATTTTTTGTGCGGCATTATCCCTATTAGGATGCGGGGTACGTGGACCCTTGACCTTACCGAATGTGCCACCACCGCCTAATCCGCCAGAAAAAGCTGAGCCTATGGAGAAACAATGGCCGCCAGCTAAGGAACAAAAATGA
- the cyaY gene encoding iron donor protein CyaY, which produces MAHNEKIDMTNQEVEVLTDATFYAVAEKTLRSIEASLEEAFQKTDLDLDISRQGGNVVNIQFEDKSVIVVNTQPPLQEIWVAAKEGGFHYRWAGTLANPLWLDTKTGAELFSEISRLSSQQAKTPLKVVFAR; this is translated from the coding sequence ATGGCACACAACGAAAAGATTGATATGACAAACCAAGAAGTTGAAGTACTTACTGATGCAACATTTTATGCGGTTGCAGAAAAAACTTTACGTTCTATTGAAGCTTCTTTAGAAGAAGCCTTTCAAAAAACGGATCTTGATTTGGATATATCTCGCCAAGGAGGTAATGTTGTCAATATTCAGTTTGAAGACAAAAGTGTCATTGTTGTAAATACTCAACCGCCTCTTCAGGAGATTTGGGTAGCAGCTAAAGAGGGTGGTTTTCATTATCGTTGGGCCGGCACTTTAGCAAACCCTTTATGGCTAGACACTAAAACAGGAGCTGAACTATTTAGTGAGATCAGCCGTTTATCTAGTCAGCAAGCAAAGACGCCATTGAAAGTGGTCTTTGCTCGCTAA
- a CDS encoding penicillin-binding protein 1A gives MNQPRQPVRPPSRLGGNNQPRRQTKDWREHFVRWGIFLGSAGLILIGLVIAYALIVARPNLPDLETITDYKPKVPLRIYTADNALIGEFGEERRNLVAIKDMPEYLKNAVVAIEDERFYEHGGVDYWGVLRATLANLRGHLSQGASTITMQVARNFFLSNEKSFSRKIYEVLLAWKIEANLSKDKILELYMNQIYLGQRSYGFASAAQIYFGKDVREISIAEAAMLAGLPKAPSAYNPVVNYRRAKIRQEYILQRMRDLRMISPAQYEAALAETLHVRGVGKEFATKADYASEMVRQLLISEYGDSIYTQGMTVITTIRKAEQEAAYAAVRKGIMDYEIRHKYRGPEGYIKLPEGNVERQRAIDDALSDHSSSDDLLAGVVIDADPKQIRAVIATGDLVTIRGEDLKLGAVALSDKAQPKQQIRPGAIIRVIPVEGRWALAQMPQVEAAFVALDTHDGGIRALVGGFDQARNQFNHVSQAQRQPGSSFKPFIYAAALEKGIMPNTLINDAPLSISGLETGGQMWEPKNYDGKFEGYMRMRTALAKSKNLVSVRVIRKIGARYAQDYIQRFGFEAEKHPPYLTMALGAGSVTPLQLATGYGVFANGGYRVDPYLISKVIDAKGNVLFEATPTVAGDSNLKVLDSRTAFVMDSLLQEVTKTGTAASARVTLARNDIAGKTGTTNESMDAWFAGYHPNIVAVAWIGFDKPKSLGDRETGGGLALPMWIRYMKTALNGMPEVDRRPPPGVSQQDGDWVIPEFMPTFGRTQTLD, from the coding sequence ATGAATCAACCTAGACAACCCGTTCGCCCACCTTCTCGTTTAGGTGGAAATAACCAACCTCGCAGACAAACAAAAGATTGGCGTGAGCACTTTGTACGCTGGGGTATTTTTTTAGGTAGCGCAGGATTAATTCTTATTGGCTTAGTCATTGCCTACGCGTTGATCGTTGCCAGACCGAATCTTCCCGACTTAGAAACAATCACTGACTACAAACCCAAAGTACCTCTAAGAATTTATACCGCTGATAACGCGTTAATCGGAGAATTTGGTGAGGAGCGTCGCAATCTAGTCGCCATTAAAGATATGCCTGAATATCTAAAGAACGCTGTGGTCGCGATTGAGGACGAGCGTTTTTATGAACACGGGGGCGTTGATTACTGGGGTGTATTAAGAGCAACACTGGCCAACTTACGCGGCCACCTATCTCAAGGCGCCTCAACTATCACAATGCAAGTTGCAAGAAACTTTTTCTTAAGCAACGAAAAGTCATTTAGCCGAAAAATTTATGAAGTGCTTTTAGCTTGGAAGATTGAAGCCAATCTTTCCAAAGATAAAATTCTTGAGCTTTATATGAACCAAATTTATTTGGGGCAACGCTCTTACGGTTTCGCAAGCGCAGCGCAAATTTATTTTGGTAAAGATGTCAGAGAAATCTCCATCGCAGAAGCAGCCATGTTGGCAGGCCTTCCAAAAGCACCCTCTGCATATAACCCTGTTGTTAATTACCGTCGAGCAAAAATTCGTCAAGAATATATTTTGCAAAGAATGCGTGATTTACGCATGATCTCACCTGCGCAATATGAAGCAGCTCTAGCAGAAACTTTGCATGTAAGAGGCGTGGGCAAAGAGTTTGCAACCAAAGCTGATTACGCCTCTGAAATGGTGCGCCAACTTTTAATTAGTGAATATGGCGATAGCATTTATACCCAAGGTATGACAGTTATTACGACTATTCGCAAAGCTGAGCAAGAAGCCGCCTATGCCGCCGTTAGAAAAGGCATCATGGATTATGAGATACGTCATAAATATCGTGGTCCTGAAGGCTATATCAAATTACCCGAAGGTAACGTTGAAAGACAGCGAGCTATTGACGATGCTTTAAGTGATCACTCAAGTAGCGATGACTTGCTAGCTGGCGTTGTGATTGATGCTGACCCCAAACAAATTCGCGCTGTGATTGCTACAGGTGATTTGGTGACGATTCGAGGTGAAGACTTAAAACTAGGTGCGGTAGCTCTTTCAGATAAAGCCCAACCTAAACAACAAATCAGACCAGGCGCCATCATTCGTGTTATTCCAGTTGAAGGAAGATGGGCCTTAGCTCAAATGCCTCAAGTGGAAGCTGCGTTTGTCGCTTTAGATACACACGATGGTGGTATCAGAGCTTTAGTTGGCGGATTTGACCAAGCCAGGAATCAGTTCAACCATGTTTCTCAAGCACAACGCCAACCAGGCTCATCATTTAAACCATTCATTTATGCAGCTGCTCTTGAAAAGGGCATCATGCCCAATACACTCATTAATGACGCCCCCCTATCTATTAGCGGACTAGAAACAGGCGGACAGATGTGGGAACCGAAAAACTACGATGGTAAGTTTGAAGGTTATATGAGAATGCGTACCGCATTAGCCAAATCAAAGAACTTAGTTTCTGTAAGAGTCATTAGAAAAATTGGCGCGCGCTATGCACAGGATTACATTCAACGTTTTGGTTTTGAAGCGGAAAAACATCCTCCTTACCTAACCATGGCGTTGGGCGCGGGCTCTGTTACACCACTCCAATTGGCCACAGGCTATGGTGTCTTTGCAAATGGTGGTTACAGAGTCGATCCTTATTTAATTAGCAAAGTGATTGACGCCAAAGGCAATGTGTTATTTGAAGCCACTCCAACAGTGGCGGGTGATAGCAACTTAAAAGTTTTAGATTCAAGAACAGCTTTTGTAATGGATAGCCTTCTTCAAGAAGTTACTAAAACTGGTACTGCAGCATCGGCTAGGGTAACGCTTGCTAGAAATGACATTGCTGGCAAAACAGGTACTACCAACGAATCTATGGACGCATGGTTTGCTGGATACCATCCAAACATTGTTGCTGTCGCGTGGATTGGGTTTGATAAACCTAAGAGCTTAGGCGATCGAGAGACTGGTGGTGGCCTAGCACTACCTATGTGGATTCGTTATATGAAAACCGCATTAAACGGTATGCCTGAAGTTGACCGTAGGCCTCCTCCAGGAGTATCGCAACAAGATGGCGATTGGGTAATCCCTGAATTTATGCCCACCTTTGGGCGCACCCAAACACTAGATTAA
- a CDS encoding type II and III secretion system protein, whose translation MNRRQVMTGAFLTLVLPLTIHAKQNDDKVSLNFVAIPLRQLLQILADMKGLNLVMSEKVTGKMTIHIKQAPWQEVLDTILASRSLLAQRKGSVLWVGPYDELMAHEKRLLERGQQAEKVEQSHLALRQIMIEAKIVEAERRFAQNLGAKLGYQAKGTQVKSNLSAGGLHGFEASTGAIGLLGKQATEALNIELSALESNGLGNIVSNPRVLAAENSQALIEQGTELPYQSSAGNSGATKVQFRKANLRLEVKPRIQKGDMIVLDVDINKDSVGLKTEQGFAIDTKHVKTQVLVESGGTVVLGGIFQEADRKDSTQVPFLGEIPILGALFKQEAKFRDKTELLIFLTPTLVSSQKPQ comes from the coding sequence ATGAATAGACGACAAGTGATGACAGGAGCCTTCTTGACTTTGGTACTGCCTCTAACTATTCATGCCAAACAGAATGATGACAAGGTTTCTTTAAATTTTGTTGCCATTCCACTACGGCAACTATTGCAAATATTGGCTGATATGAAAGGTCTGAATCTGGTCATGAGTGAGAAGGTCACAGGAAAGATGACCATTCATATTAAGCAGGCGCCTTGGCAGGAAGTGTTGGATACGATTTTAGCTAGTAGATCTTTGCTAGCCCAGCGGAAGGGCTCTGTTTTGTGGGTAGGCCCTTATGATGAATTAATGGCTCATGAGAAACGACTATTGGAGCGAGGGCAGCAAGCTGAAAAAGTAGAACAAAGTCATTTGGCGCTCAGGCAAATCATGATTGAGGCCAAAATTGTGGAAGCGGAAAGGCGATTTGCTCAGAATTTGGGAGCAAAGTTGGGCTATCAAGCAAAAGGTACCCAAGTAAAGTCGAATTTATCCGCAGGGGGCTTACACGGATTTGAAGCGTCAACAGGTGCTATTGGTTTGCTAGGTAAGCAAGCGACCGAGGCTTTGAATATAGAGCTATCGGCGCTAGAGTCGAATGGTTTAGGCAATATTGTTTCTAATCCGCGGGTGTTGGCTGCTGAAAACAGCCAAGCGTTGATTGAGCAAGGAACAGAGCTGCCTTATCAGTCTTCAGCAGGTAATAGTGGCGCTACCAAGGTTCAATTTAGAAAAGCCAATTTGAGGTTGGAAGTAAAGCCAAGGATTCAGAAAGGCGACATGATTGTTTTAGACGTCGATATTAATAAAGACAGCGTGGGTTTAAAGACGGAGCAGGGGTTTGCGATTGATACTAAGCATGTGAAGACGCAAGTGCTTGTGGAGAGTGGTGGTACTGTGGTTTTAGGGGGTATTTTTCAGGAAGCTGATAGAAAAGATAGTACCCAAGTGCCATTTTTAGGGGAAATCCCAATTTTGGGAGCACTTTTTAAACAAGAGGCAAAATTCAGGGATAAGACAGAATTATTAATTTTTTTAACGCCAACTTTGGTTTCTAGCCAAAAGCCTCAGTAA
- a CDS encoding shikimate kinase, translated as MNGIPENIFLVGVMGAGKTTVGRLLAKRLNRKFIDTDVEIEKRCGVPIPVIFEMEGEAGFRKREAQVIDELTKEKNLVLATGGGAVILPENRKNLRERGTVFYLRANPHELWLRTRNDKGRPLLNNNDPKGTLEKLYAVRDPLYREAAHHVIDTGKPSVAQLVNTLMMQFELST; from the coding sequence GTGAACGGAATTCCAGAAAATATCTTTTTAGTTGGAGTTATGGGTGCGGGTAAAACGACCGTAGGGCGTTTGCTTGCCAAAAGACTCAACCGAAAATTTATTGATACGGATGTTGAAATTGAAAAACGTTGTGGCGTACCTATTCCAGTCATTTTTGAAATGGAAGGCGAGGCTGGTTTCCGTAAACGCGAAGCGCAAGTGATTGATGAGCTAACCAAAGAGAAGAATTTGGTTTTAGCCACGGGTGGCGGTGCTGTCATCTTGCCCGAAAATAGAAAAAATTTAAGGGAGCGGGGAACCGTTTTCTACCTTCGTGCGAATCCTCATGAGCTATGGCTTAGAACTCGCAATGACAAAGGTCGTCCACTGTTAAATAACAATGATCCTAAGGGGACATTGGAGAAGCTTTACGCTGTTAGAGATCCTTTATATAGAGAGGCTGCACATCATGTGATTGATACTGGCAAGCCAAGTGTGGCTCAGTTGGTAAATACATTGATGATGCAATTTGAACTATCCACATGA